The window AGAGGATATAAGAATGGACCTGCTCGAGCTTCATGCAGAAAAAATCCAGCAGTAAAAATAGAAATTTATCCCATCCATTCAAATAATAAAATTCAAATATTTTAAATTGGATAATATTATGTACGTTGGTTTATGATATCCAGTGCATCAGTTGTAATACCTGCTCTTAACGAAAAAGATAACCTGAACAGACTTATTCCAGCACTTAAGCATGGTAATGTTAGTTCAATATATGTCATAGATGATAGTTCCTCTGACGGTACAGAGGAATTGAAGAAGAAATACCCCGATGTGCATTTTCTGATCCGTAGCGGGCGGCTCGGGCTTATAAGTGCAGAAATAGATGGAATGAGGCTGACCGATACAGACTATGTTGTTGTCATGGATGCAGATCTTTCACACAGGCCTGAGGATGTACCGGGAATGATTGAACAGGCAATTAAGACATCATCCGACCTTGTAATTGGGTCAAGATATATGGAAAGCGGGATTACCAACGATGAATTCATCAGGCAGGTAATCAGCAAAATCGCCAATATGCTTTTCAGGATATCATTTGATGTGGATCTGCATGATTGCACCTCAGGCTTCAGGGTATATAGCAGAAGGGCATGCAATTATCTCGGGAAACAGATAGATATTGAAAATGGCTATGTTGGGCAGGTAGATATAGTGAGCAGGTTGCGGCATGAAGGCTTCAAAATTACCGAATACCCGGTTGTTTTTGTGAAAAGAACAGAGGGAAAATCAAAATTGAAGATGCGTGAAATAGTGAATTTCTTCCTTTTCGTTGTATATAATAAAAAGATGTTCAGATTCCTTATGAGCCTTGCCGGCCTGGTAATTGTCATGGTAATTATTTCATACCTGATTATCCGTTTTATCTAATCCCAGACTTGCCGCTATGATAATAGGGTCCCAGACAGGCCCGTATTCTGGCTCATAACCAAGATCACTGTATAAAAGGTCATAAAGTGTCATATGCCCGGAAATTGCGTTTGCAAGAACATTTAATCTCCATGCTGAGTTTTCCATTCCTATTATCTGGGCTCCCACAAGCTTCCCTGATTTCTTTTCATACACAATCTTTACATATACATCTGAACCATGAAGGTAATTAGATTTATCCTTTGCCTTTATGAGCACGCTGTCACTCTCAATTCCTGACATGCCGGCTGCGTTGCTATTGATGCCGGTATATCCCACCTGGTATCCAAAGACATTTATAATGGTTGTACCGAGAGCCCCGGGAAATATTCTCCTGTTTCCGAACAAATTTATTCCTATTGTTCTTCCCATTTTGTTGGCTACCTGTGCGAGCGGATAGTATCCGTAACTGCCTGTAACTGGGTCCCGGGTTGCCACATTGTCCCCACCTGCATATATATCGTCATCAGATGTCTGTAAATACTCGTTTACCTTTATCAGTCCATTACCTGTCAATTCTATTCCGGCCTTTTCTGCCAGTTCTACTGAGGGCTTAATTCCTGTGGCAAAGATAATATAATCTGTGGTGAATGAGTCCATGGTAGTTTTAACTATGTATTTGCCTGCTGATTCTGATATGGATTCCGGTACAGAATTGTATTCAATATTGCTATTGTTTCCTATTGCAATTTTATTTAAAATCTCTCCCATGTCAGGGTCAAGATATGGAAGCAGGTATTCATGCTTCGATATCAATTTAACCCTGTACTTCCTTGAAAGCAGTGAGAATAATTCAGTGCCAAGAACACCTGCCCCAATAACTGTAATGTTCTCTACACCTGGCAGCTTATCCTTTATGGCAATAGCGCTTTCCATATTCCTCAGTGATATACCCATTCCCCTGAATTCTTCAGGTATTCTCGGTGATGCGCCAGTTGCAAGCACGAGCTTATCATAATTATATATTTTGCCACCAGCCTCAACATATTTTTTGGCTGTATCTATTGCAGTTACAGATATTCCCGTAAGTACATTTATATCCCTGTGCTCCGTGAATTCCGTTACCGGATAATGAAGCAGATCCTTAAAATTATCAAAGTAACCTGATAGGTAATATGGCATGCCACATTCTGCATATGAAACATAGCCTGTTTTTTCAAGCACTGTTATTTTTGCATTCTTATCCATACGCCTGGCCTTTGAGGCTGCTGACATACCGGCTGCGCCGCCTCCTATTACTACTATATTCATAAAAGTAAATCATGAATGTTTATTTAACTCTTGAGCGTGAAGACTCCTTTCTGGGAAGGAGATAATAGGGTGAAGTTTCCAGTATATTAAGGCGTTGTATCATGATTTAGAATTACCAATAGATCAATGCAGTGAGCACAGCAACATTCAGGGAATTAAAGGAGGATTTCCCTGAACTTAAAAATGGATTAAATTCAATTTAATTATAAATTAAAAAATAATACCATATAATTATATTTTAGGGCTTATTCATCGTCTTCGTCTTCTTCTTCATCATCATCGTCGTCTTCATCGTAATGCATTATGAAACTGACCATTGATGCACCTCCTCAGGGCATAATCAATATACATATTAATAAATGTTGTGGTTTCATACTGATATATTACAATGAGGTTCTATTTATAGTACCGGTGAAATCTTTATATGCTGAAGTTATGAAGTACCATGTATACAATAAAAGAGGAAGAACTGGCAATTGATGCCTTAAAAAACAATCCGCCTGGAGACCCATATGTTAGAAAGATAATAACTTTGGAAAATAATGTTAATAACCGTACACCGGTTTTTATAGGACTCCCAGGATTCTTCGGTTCAGGGAACAGTTTCCTCAATAAAAATTATACCAATCTGGATTTTATGGATGTATTGACCAGATTGCAAAATGATTTTAGCTTTATAATAGTTCTTCCTGATACCATGACTAAGTTCGGTGGAAACCAGTTTGTTGATTCCAGTGCAGTTGGGGACTATGAAACATACATTACCAGGGATCTTACGAAACATATAAAATCAAAATATGGTAGTAGGGACATATTCCTCTTTGGGAAATCATCTGGAGGCTTCGGATCTATATCTCTGGTGCTTGATCGCCCAGACCTCTACGCAGGTTTCATAGACATATCTGGTGATTCATATTTTTCTTATTGTTATATGCCAGATTTTTCTACTGCCTATATGGAAATAAGGGAATCGGGCATTGACGGATTTATTGATTCATACAGAAAAAGCTACACCCACACGCAGAACCAGATAACAGCTTACAATGTTATTGCAATGGCAGCATTTTACTCTCCTGAGAACACAACCATAAGACTTCCCTTTTCCATTGAAACCGGTGAACTTAATCATGAAATCTGGGAAAGATGGCTTAAATTCGATCCTGTAAACAGGCTTGTAAACGAAATAGACAGGTTAAAGGGAAAAAAGATTATACTGCAAACAGGCAATCATGATGAATTTAGAATAAATATCGGCATGAATATTATACACAATAAATTAGAAAAAAGCAATATGGAACATGTATACAAAGAATATCCTGCAGGCCATTTTAACACCAATTACTTCTATCTTGACTCTTTCCCAGAAATTCTCAAAAATTATAAATGAACTATATTATATGTAAAAAGGCTATGCCATAATTATTAAACGTTTTTAAAAATAAGTTTTGGATTTATCCCTTCCATATACCTATTCCAAGTCCTATAAGGAAAAGTACTGTTACAATAGTTATGGCACCAACATGGCCAAGACTGACAAGGCCGGGTGCCTTGTCTATGTTATTTGAAATAAATTTTACCACATAGGAAGATACCTTGCTAAAGGATATTTTTGGAATAAACGACAGTCCAGCATAACTGGCAAGCACAAATGCTATAATCAGCAATACGGCAGAAACTATGCCTTTTTTAATTGCCAGTCCAAACAGCAATCCATCTATAAACGTGATTAATAATAATATATACCCTGATATCTCCATAAATATAAAAACAAAATTTTATATTTAAATCTTTGTATACATTTTTAATCCGATCTAAAATAGACATTAACAAAAATATATTATTAATGCAATTATTACAGTCTAAATGAATAAATGGCTAAAAATCACAAGACCAGTAAATGGTTTTATGGGATTTTTCTCAATATACATAGTAGGCTTCATAGCTGTGAACATACATATAGCCAGATTCTTACTTCCAATTTCCCTGGGTGCCATAAGTGTATTTCTGGTCACTGCTGGCGGGAATATTATAAATGATATAAGTGACCTTGAAACAGACCGTTCCAATCATCCTGACAGGCCCCTTCCGTCCGGTACAATTTCTCGAAAGGCTGCATACTATATGGCAGTTTCATTCTTCATTGCAGGATTTATTGTTTCTTTATTTGTATCATTGTTTATCAGTTCTATTGTGGTACTGGTAGAGGTATTACTGGTTAGCTATGAGTTTAAAACTAAAAAAATGGGTTTGCCTGGGAACATCACAATAAGCCTCCTTATAGGTATGATATTTCTCTATGGCGGATTCATAACAGATACGCTTTCCAAGATGATTTTATTATTCTTTCTGGCATTTTTTTCCAACATGTCCCGTGAAATTATGAAGGATATAGAGGATATAAATGGAGACATTGATAGAAATACTCTCCCGAAGAGAATTGGCATACCCAGGGCCAAGATAGTTTCCGGGTCATTTATTGTCCTTACTATTGTTGTATCATTTCTTCCCTATTATTTTCACATACTCTCTATATACTATCTTTATGCTGTTCTATTAGACGACATGCTCTTTGCCCTCACCCTGATTTACCTGTATAAAAATGTATCAAAGGGGCAGCAGATATCGAAAGTTGCCATGATATGGGGCATGGCATGCTTCCTGCTAGGTGGTTTTTAAATAAAAATTATTACATAAAATATTCCCACTGAACTGCTTAAAAACATTTTAAAGCACCAGTCATAATAAGCGCGGGGAATGGGATTTGAACCCATGCTCTCATTTCGAGAAACAGCTTAGCAGGCTGCCGCCGTACCACTGGGCCATCCCCGCATTTCAAGCAGGATATCTATCCTGCAGATCATTAGCTATTTCTTCCAGTATTTCCTCAAAGTTTTCATTTTCCATGCTGACAACCTCCCCGCTGGGAAGTGTCATACGTACATAGTAAATTTCACCATCCTTGGATATTTCAATATCGGCGAGACTATCTCCCATACACCTATAATTATTAGCCGTATATTATGTTTTTCAATATCCTGGTCCTATTTATATAGTAATTTCATGCTTATTATCAGTCTAAAAGGTGACCACAGTAACAAAAAATTTTAAATTTTATCCAAATTATTAGAGCAGATGGCCCATCTTATCCTTCTTTGTTTCTAAATAAAACTTATCGAATTCTGTGGGCTCTATTATGAGTGGAATCCTCTTTACAATTTTTATTCCGTTGTCCTCCAGGAATTTAATTTTTTCAGGGTTATTGGTCATTAGCTGGACAGATTTTATTTTGAAATATTTGATAACATCGGTTGCAAAAGTGTACGTTCTGTTATCGGCAGGAAGACCCTGTTCTATATTTGCCTCCACAGTATCCAGTCCACTATCTTCCAGGTGATATGCCCTGATTTTATTTAGCAGCCCAATGCCGCGCCCTTCCTGTCTGAGATATATGAGCATGCCATAATCCTGTTTTCCTATATATTTCAATGATGTCAAAAGCTGATCCCTGCAATCACATCTCATTGATCCGAACACATCCCCAGTCAGGCATTCTGAGTGTATTCTTACCGGTACATTTTCCTTGCCTTTTACATCTCCGTGTACCAAAACTGCATGATCCTTATTTTCATCATTTTTGAAAACGTATATTTCAAATTCACCGAATCTGGTGGGTAATTTAGCCTTAGAATAAAATTCTAACATGTTTGTCAAAAGAAATTGCTAAATTCTATAAAAAGATATTTGAAAATTTTTTTTATGGTAGTTAAATCAAACTACGCTGAAAGTTATTTCATTATTTATATATAATAAACGGTCCATCCATGTGTGTAATTAATAATGCTGAATATAATCCTCTATCCTCATAGCGCTTCTTCTGTTATTATATACCTGCGGCCAACCTTAAATATATACACGTTTTTATTTCCAGAAAGATTCTTTTCCAGCCTATTCTTATACAGATATGTTTCATCAGGATCCATACTTAACCTAAAAAATACTTTACCTGCATCTATTCTTTCCAGTATTCTTTCAATTTCAAGATTTTCTGAATAATCAATTATGGAATACTGCCTTCCCGGAAAAGAACTGTTATAAGAATTTCCGGCAAAAATATACCTGCGGCTGTCAGAATACAAAAGTGGCCAGTCAGGGTCTACTATATTATTCAGCAGCCTGGCGTATATTACAGATATATCTGGCAGGATAAGATAATCCATACCTGTATATTCAGGTTCTGGCTTTTTATTTAATTCTGCCGGAATACCGGATATCTTAATATTTTGCGGAAGAATAACTGCAGTAGATTCTGCTGTTGATAATGATGTTGAATAAAGTGTTAGTCTGTTCAGGTTTCCGTTTATTGATATATACTCCTTTTCGCCCTTTAATGGTATGTTTTCCCATTTAATATGTGGTGGGAGGTCTATTGCATATCCCGTAATTCCATGGGCGTTATCTATGATATCCATGGGATTTGGAGAGAGCTGTGAAAAATATTTTTCACGTGAATTCTGCGGCCTTAACGGGTCGCTGAATATTATTTTACCGGTGAAATCACCTTTATACCTAAAAAAATCCTCATTTATAAAATCCGCACTGGAATCATAGGGAATCCTGTTAAGCATGGACATGAAATACCTGCTTCTGTCCATTTCTATGCCGGTAATTTTAGAATTAGATGAGAACATTATATCCTGCATTCCTGCCCCGCTTCCCGCATCTATTATGCTGTTCCCCTTCAATCTCTCTGACCTGTATTTCCCCACAATTTCCGGCGTGGAATACATAGAGGAATAATGGTCAAGGAACAGCTGTTCAGAATGTGAAAATTTCCTGGAGACCCTTATTCTGGATCTGGCAAATTCCAATAAAAGTTTGAAATCAGGATTTCTGGATTTATTAATTGTTTCTGGCCCATAGCCATCCCTGATCATTTGAACAATGTTATCAATCTCGCCGTTAACGTATTCATAGAATTTCCTGGACTGGTAAACTCTCTCCAGAAACTTTTCCAGGTTCATTTTTTTTCAAACTGGTTTATTGCATCAATTAAACTATTCATTTCCATTAGTGCCTGTGAGCCATACATCAGTACTGTTACATAGCCCACTTCCATTAACTCCTTTCTGGTGGCTCCTGCCTTTAATGCCTCATTCACATGATATGAAATGCACCATTCGCATCTTGCAGCTATTCCCAGTGCAAGTGCCAGGAATTCCTTTGTTTTTGTATCCAGGGACCCATTTTTCATTGTTGCCCCCATAAAATTCATAAAGGAGCTGGTGAAATCTTTGTTATCCTTATCTGCTTCCATTATAACCCTGTTAACTTCCTGTAATTTTTTGTTTGCGTCCATATATATCCTTTATTAATCATATCTCCGTATATTAAGATGTTTATGGGATACTGGAACTATTTCATTGCATCTGAGGGGCTCTAAACTTTCTAATTTGATAGAATGGGCTATCGATACAGTACTCCCACAGAAATAAGAAGAGAAACAATAATCTCATATAATGCAATAACCTGCATGTATTGAATATGTTGCTTGATGGGAAAAACGTTGCAAATGAGAAAATGTCCAGGATCAGAACCGAAATTGATGCTATAAAGGATAAGTATAAGATTAATCCAGCATTGCGCCTACTTCAGGTGGGCAATGACCCTGCAAGTACTATTTATGCCAATTCAAAGATTAAAAGGGGAAAAAGGCTGGGCATTGAGGTAGAACTTGAAAGATTTGATACAATAAACCAGTCTGATTTTGTAGATCATATAAAATCTATTAATGCCAGGGATGATATAAATGGTATTATGATTGAATCGCCATTACCTGACGGAATGAATTTTTATGACGCCGTGAACAATATAAGTTTTTACAAGGACTCTGATGGAATGACAGCTTATAATCAGGGAAACCTTGCAATGAAAAATGAAATGATAGCACCTGCCACCGCCAGGGCGGTGGTTGATATACTTGAATATTATAATATAGAGGAAAAACGTGCATGCATAATCAACAGGTCCCCTGTTGTGGGGCGCCCCCTTTCAATGCTTCTTCTTAATAGGGATTATACAGTTACTGTATGCCACAGTAAAACACCTGATCTTAGGGCAGTTTGCATGGAGAACAATGTTGTTATAGTAGCCGTGGGGATTCCTGAATTTCTGGATAAAACTTACGTAACAGAGGAATCCACTGTTGTAGATGTGGGTATTAACTATTCCGGTGAAAAGATATCAGGCGATGCTGATTTCCCTGCCCTGGAGGGTATTGTGAAGAATATTACACCTGTCCCAGGCGGGGTTGGGATTGTTACAGCAACAGACATATTCGAAAATTTTCTTAACGGACTTAAATTTCAGCTTAAAAATATTAAATAAATCAGTTAAACAAATATTTATAAACCAGTCAACACTGTTTTTTTATGTTCAATATCCAGCAGGCTGTTGATGAATTTATATATTCAAAATTTATAAATGATGTCAATGAAATATACGTTTTAAAGGGTTTTTACGACATTAACATTAATGATTCAATTTATTACCGGATAAATATGATGGTGATTCAGAATGAAAGGCTTATAATTTTCAGGTTAAGCACCAGAATTTGCTCAATAAATATTGGGGATATAAATCGCCTAAGAATTTTCCTGGATTACAGAAAGCTAAATTTCAAAATAAGTGCCAGGCAGTAAGTTATCTGGGTTTTTGCCCGTTTCTGTACAACGGATATTTCCTCTGCCCTGAATTATGGGTCCTGTACTGTTTCAACGTATTTACGGGCATCTTGCCTGCATGTATCTCAGACAGTAGCTTTCCAGCGGAAGCGGCGGCTACCCTAACACTTTCGGCAACCGGATAAAGATCCCATTCATTTTCCCCATGTGCCAGAAGATTCCTGATATTCAGGGAGAGCCTGAACATGAGCCCCTCCGGTCTGGCCAGAAATTTTGTTGCCCAGCGTAGCAGTGAGTTTTCAGAACCAAGAAATGGTTCACCGTTTACAAAAATATCATTTCTCCCAAGGCCATTCAGCCTAATATACAGTTTAAGCCTCCTGTAATCATAATTTTCTAGCACTATGTCTTCACCTCCATATCTGGATATGACAATCCTGCTTCCCAGCCATTTTGAATATGCACATCGCATTGCCATTTCAAGCAGAAGGTAGAGATCAAGTGTGGCAAGCTCGTTGAACCTTCCAAGGGCAATGAGTTCCAGTGTATCCTTCCTGAGTTTTTCCAGCTTCGGTGGAAGAATGCCGGTAAAATTAGCCTCCTTAACAATTAATGCAGGCAGGTTAGCAAGAAAGAATCCCAGTGCGTTTTCCCGGGAGCATTTTAATCCGGTCTCCAAACTCTTATTGTTATATGTTATAAAGCCCCCATTGCAGCTGATTTTTTGAAGCGATGCATTAATCATTGCCCTGTCATAACTTTCAGGATACTGGAAAAAATCGAAAACCTGATCCATGATATATTCTTCATACATAGCAGTTCTATACTTTTATTATATTTTATCCTAACGGGAAAAGCATAATCAGAATTTATATTATATGTATCCCAGTATCTTTGAATATTCAGTAAATATTCAAATAAACTTTAAATATTTATTCAGAAAAGTAAATTATCCTGGAGCCTTCAAAATCGAAATCGAAATCAATGTTTCTTAGACCCAGTTCATCAAGTTTTTTCCTGTTCCAGCTATCCACAATGAATACAAGGAATCCTCCTCCTCCAGCACCTATGAGATTGCCCCCGTAAGCCCCAAGCTTCAGTGCCCTGGCGTAATACTCATCAATGGCAGGCGTGGATATTTTCTCATATAGCAATTTCTTTGAATGCCAGTTATGATCAAGAATTGTACCTAATTTTTTAATATCCATGTCATATAAATAATGGTAAAAATCCTGTGAATACCCCTTCATTTTTTCATATTCATCCAGGTGTGAAGTTATCTCCTTCCTTATATTATGATGGATCTCCCCGGAATTATGGTCTATTCCAGTATAAAGCAGGGCCATATTGTCCTTCAATTTTTCCAGTTTATCATGATCAAGGGTAACCGGATTGACATAAACTGAATCATTCTCATTGAATTTAAGCATATTGATTCCTCCGAATGATGCCATGTACTGGTCCTGCATTCCTCCAGGTTCCCGGAGTATATTCCTTTCAATTTCAATAGCTTCCTCTGCAAGCCTTTCCCTGCTGGCAAATTCAGACTTATATGCATGCAAGGCGTTCAGAAGGCCAACAAGAAATGTGGAGCTAGAACCAAGACCTGTGCCAGTGGATGGTATATCTGAGACGCTGAGTATTTCGATCCCGCCATCTATGTCAAGAAGCTTCATGGCCTCCCTAACACTGGGGTGCCTGATCTCTTCAACAGTATCCACTATCTCAGTCTTTGAATACGATACCCTGATTTTGTGATCGAACTTTTTATTTACAATAATATATATGTATTTATTTATGGCAGCCGAAACCAGCAGCCCACCGTATTTACGATAATATTCTGGTATGTCAGTGCTTCCTCCCACAAGGCCTATTCTCAGTGGAGTTTTAGTTATAATCATTATGAGGGTAATTTAAATATTTATAAAAAATTATCCTTAATCAATAATTCTCATCAATCAATGCACATATCATATGTATTGCAGTTATGTGCACCTCCTGTATGATGGATGTTGTGTCTGTATCCGCATGAAAAACCTCCCGGCATATTCCTGTGAGTTTTCCTCCAGTTTTGCCGGTAAATCCAAGAGTGTATGCCCCAATTATATTTGCCTCCTTTATAGCTGTGATCACATTTTCTGAATTGCCAGAAGTACTTATTCCCACAACATAATCTGCGCCGGTGCAAAGGGCTTTTACCTGCCTTGAAAATATGTCCCTGTAAGAATAATCATTGCCAATAGCGGTAAGTGCAGATGTGTTTGTTGTAAGTGCAATTGCTGGAAGCGGTATTCTTTCCTTTATGAAATGCCCCGTAAGCTCAGCTACAAAATGCTGTGCATCTGCAGCGGATCCACCATTGCCGAAAACTAGCAGTTTTCCACCATTTTTGAATGTACGGACAATATCATTGGCTATCCTCTTAATTTGAGAATTATCTATATTTTTCCTGGCTTTGATGCCCTCTTCCTTATAAGCTTCAAGATCCATGTTCTGTAAATGGAAAAATATTATTAAATCTATCCTTTAACCTCTATAAATCAATTTAACCATGAAATTAGGAAATGCAACATTGGGATACATAAGAACTTTTATTATCATAGCCAAATGTAACATCATTGTTATTAACATATAACCATATAATTACTGATTCCCTGTGGGGATAAATCGGATATGCTATTAAACATACCAGAACACCTTAATGGAGAGGTTAATTTCAATATTAGAAAAAATTTAATTATATAATGCTATAACCCTAGCAATGTCATATATACTGTTTCCGAAAAATATCGAGTTAAAGGATAACAGAAGTATATATATAGATAGGAATACGGTAAAGGATGAGGAATCATTTTCATTACTTATACCTGAAAGTAAATCAGATATGATTATCCAGTTCCTTAAAACCCATAGGGGCTTTGCAAATGCAACTCCAAGCTTTGACCATGGAGAAGATTATGGAATTTCAAAAATAATAAAGGCACCCTGGGAACTTCATCTTAGGATATACAATGAATCTTATTTTCCAGGTTATTCAAGAATACAGGCCCATATTGAGATCGCGCGTAGGTATTTTCAGCATCTGAATTTTAGCTATGTACAGCCGGTTATTTATGAGCCATACAGGTTTTATAAGTCTGTATTCGATGAATTTATACTTGCCTATAGAACAAGATACATGGTGGAAAATATACGGGAAAATTACTGGTTCAGGCTTATGAATCCCGAACTGCTTATTCCATGGTCTCCAGTGGCCTTACTGAAGACCACTGCAGGCATGGTTTCTGATAAGTTAAAGGAATATTTTTCCAGAGAATGAGCATGGTATACATAGCATTTAAAGGTAACCAAGTATTTATATAAACTGTTGTTATTCCAATTAAATATGGGGGGATTCATTCCATTCTACTGCAGTGGTATTCGGAAGGGTTTCAGTATATTAAATTATAAAAAATCACTTTTTATGAAGGTGTTTCTGTAAAATGAATCTTAAACTTTCGTCACTGCCATATTTTGAGAGATGGTTCATTGTAGGGGCTATTATCGGAATAGTGGCTGGTCTCGGTGCTCTGGCATTCTATTATGCAATAAGGCTTTTTGAAATTATCTTCTTCACACATATTGTGGGCATGCCAATTCCCCGGCCCCTGGGAGAAGGTGGATCTGCCGTATACCATTTTTTTGCACTGCGTTATTATCTTATTCCCGTAGTAGTTGCGGCAGGAGGTCTTCTGAGCGGTATAATAGTTTATACATTTGACCCCTCTGCAGAGGGTCACGGCACTGATGCTGCAATAAGAGCATTTCATAACAACCACGGAAAGATAAAACGGAGAACACCGGTTGTGAAGACAATAGCATCGGCAATTACCATAGGGTCTGGTGGAAGTGCCGGTAGAGAGGGACCAACTGCCCTGATTGCTGCGGGCATAGGATCATTTCTGGCTGATGTTCTGGGGCTCAGCCCCAAGGATCGGAGAATAGCGGTGGCAGTTGGAATAGGTGCGGGTATAGGAACAATATTCAAGGCACCAATAGGCGGTTCAGTTCTTGGGGCAGAAATACTATACAGACGTGACTTTGAGTCGGAGGTGATATTCCCATCCCTTGTGGCATCTTCCATAGGTTATTCCATATTTGCTTCGGTGGTTGGGTTTGAACCAATATTCGGTGATTACGTTGAGGCGTTTAATGTTTTGAGGTTACCATTTTACGCAGTCCTTGGTCTTGTTGCTGGAGTAATGTCTATACTGTACATTAGAACGTTTTATGGGCTAAGGAATGTCTTCAAAAAATGGCATGTGCCAAATCATGTAAAACCCATGATAGGCGGTGCTGTGGTAGGAATTATAGCTCTTCTATTCCCGGAGATACTGGGAACTGGATATGGATGGGTAGAAATACTTGAACTTGGGAAATTCAATGAACTTGTGACATTCGGACTGCCTGTACTTATTATATTGATTATGCTTCCCTTTGTCAAAATTATAGCAACATCATTTACAGTATCTTCTGGGGGCAGCGGTGGAGTTTTTGCCCCTGGTATTTTCATAGGGGCATCACTGGGGGCCCTTTTTGGTGTTCTCTTCCACTTCTTTGTGCCGGGCATCGTTCCTGTGGTAGCACCATTTGTCA of the Ferroplasma sp. genome contains:
- a CDS encoding alpha/beta hydrolase-fold protein gives rise to the protein MYTIKEEELAIDALKNNPPGDPYVRKIITLENNVNNRTPVFIGLPGFFGSGNSFLNKNYTNLDFMDVLTRLQNDFSFIIVLPDTMTKFGGNQFVDSSAVGDYETYITRDLTKHIKSKYGSRDIFLFGKSSGGFGSISLVLDRPDLYAGFIDISGDSYFSYCYMPDFSTAYMEIRESGIDGFIDSYRKSYTHTQNQITAYNVIAMAAFYSPENTTIRLPFSIETGELNHEIWERWLKFDPVNRLVNEIDRLKGKKIILQTGNHDEFRINIGMNIIHNKLEKSNMEHVYKEYPAGHFNTNYFYLDSFPEILKNYK
- a CDS encoding polyprenol monophosphomannose synthase, with amino-acid sequence MISSASVVIPALNEKDNLNRLIPALKHGNVSSIYVIDDSSSDGTEELKKKYPDVHFLIRSGRLGLISAEIDGMRLTDTDYVVVMDADLSHRPEDVPGMIEQAIKTSSDLVIGSRYMESGITNDEFIRQVISKIANMLFRISFDVDLHDCTSGFRVYSRRACNYLGKQIDIENGYVGQVDIVSRLRHEGFKITEYPVVFVKRTEGKSKLKMREIVNFFLFVVYNKKMFRFLMSLAGLVIVMVIISYLIIRFI
- a CDS encoding UbiA family prenyltransferase, producing the protein MNKWLKITRPVNGFMGFFSIYIVGFIAVNIHIARFLLPISLGAISVFLVTAGGNIINDISDLETDRSNHPDRPLPSGTISRKAAYYMAVSFFIAGFIVSLFVSLFISSIVVLVEVLLVSYEFKTKKMGLPGNITISLLIGMIFLYGGFITDTLSKMILLFFLAFFSNMSREIMKDIEDINGDIDRNTLPKRIGIPRAKIVSGSFIVLTIVVSFLPYYFHILSIYYLYAVLLDDMLFALTLIYLYKNVSKGQQISKVAMIWGMACFLLGGF
- a CDS encoding carboxymuconolactone decarboxylase family protein, whose product is MDANKKLQEVNRVIMEADKDNKDFTSSFMNFMGATMKNGSLDTKTKEFLALALGIAARCEWCISYHVNEALKAGATRKELMEVGYVTVLMYGSQALMEMNSLIDAINQFEKK
- the ribA gene encoding GTP cyclohydrolase II, which encodes MLEFYSKAKLPTRFGEFEIYVFKNDENKDHAVLVHGDVKGKENVPVRIHSECLTGDVFGSMRCDCRDQLLTSLKYIGKQDYGMLIYLRQEGRGIGLLNKIRAYHLEDSGLDTVEANIEQGLPADNRTYTFATDVIKYFKIKSVQLMTNNPEKIKFLEDNGIKIVKRIPLIIEPTEFDKFYLETKKDKMGHLL
- a CDS encoding bifunctional 5,10-methylenetetrahydrofolate dehydrogenase/5,10-methenyltetrahydrofolate cyclohydrolase; translated protein: MLLDGKNVANEKMSRIRTEIDAIKDKYKINPALRLLQVGNDPASTIYANSKIKRGKRLGIEVELERFDTINQSDFVDHIKSINARDDINGIMIESPLPDGMNFYDAVNNISFYKDSDGMTAYNQGNLAMKNEMIAPATARAVVDILEYYNIEEKRACIINRSPVVGRPLSMLLLNRDYTVTVCHSKTPDLRAVCMENNVVIVAVGIPEFLDKTYVTEESTVVDVGINYSGEKISGDADFPALEGIVKNITPVPGGVGIVTATDIFENFLNGLKFQLKNIK
- a CDS encoding FAD-dependent oxidoreductase, translated to MNIVVIGGGAAGMSAASKARRMDKNAKITVLEKTGYVSYAECGMPYYLSGYFDNFKDLLHYPVTEFTEHRDINVLTGISVTAIDTAKKYVEAGGKIYNYDKLVLATGASPRIPEEFRGMGISLRNMESAIAIKDKLPGVENITVIGAGVLGTELFSLLSRKYRVKLISKHEYLLPYLDPDMGEILNKIAIGNNSNIEYNSVPESISESAGKYIVKTTMDSFTTDYIIFATGIKPSVELAEKAGIELTGNGLIKVNEYLQTSDDDIYAGGDNVATRDPVTGSYGYYPLAQVANKMGRTIGINLFGNRRIFPGALGTTIINVFGYQVGYTGINSNAAGMSGIESDSVLIKAKDKSNYLHGSDVYVKIVYEKKSGKLVGAQIIGMENSAWRLNVLANAISGHMTLYDLLYSDLGYEPEYGPVWDPIIIAASLGLDKTDNQV